The following proteins are encoded in a genomic region of Triticum dicoccoides isolate Atlit2015 ecotype Zavitan chromosome 1B, WEW_v2.0, whole genome shotgun sequence:
- the LOC119326533 gene encoding kinesin-like protein KIN-13A produces MGDSSDAVMARWLQSAGLQHLAASSAGPAGDQRGAGVGGLGGGAGGAGMLPSLLMQGYGPQSVEEKQRLYMLLRNLNFNGESLPASVSEPYTPTAQKFGSGTSAEGLYSPELRGELGAGLLDLHAMDDTGLLSEDVDSEPFEPSPFMPKEIDDDEDDMITGNQLGPADNYNAVTSEKEINTRENNVAKIKVVVRKRPLNRKELSRKEDDAVAVHDSSSLTVYEPKLKVDLTAYVEQHEFCFDAVLDEDVSNDEVYRETVEPIIPIIFQRTKATCFAYGQTGSGKTYTMQPLPLRAAQDMIRLLNQPVYRNQNFKLWLSYFEIYGGKLYDLLSDRRHLLMREDGKKQVCIVGLQEFEVSDVQVVREYIERGNAARSTGSTGANEESSRSHAILQLAVKKHIIVTETRRQRDRDANEAKNTKAVGKISFIDLAGSERGADTTDNDRQTRIEGAEINKSLLALKECIRALDNDQIHIPFRGSKLTEVLRDSFVGNSRTVMISCISPNAGSCEHTLNTLRYADRVKSLSKGGNTRKEQSTAPTIPSMRESSSAPSYPLSVEAEEVPNQIQEKRPVDISRRGAENFTSNSSMEPDRNNFSMIPSYSNRGKEENGASGLNDRERVDFSSGRTVYNSKAQLIQNSANAQEDEKVTRVSPPRRKVIREDKSEKQNYMKKDSGIEASRPGYKVQQVRQLQQQQRPTSASASQVSSRQSEKESSCDDVEIDAILEEEEALIAAHRKEIENTMEIVREEMNLLAEVDQPGSLIDDYVTQLSFLLSRKAAGLVSLQARLSRFQQRLKEQEILSRKKSSR; encoded by the exons ATGGGGGACTCGAGCGACGCCGTCATGGCGCGGTGGCTGCAGTCCGCGGGGCTGCAGCACCTCGCGGCTTCGTCGGCGGGCCCCGCCGGGGACCAGCGCGGCGCCGGCGTGGGGGGCCTTGGAGGCGGCGCCGGAGGAGCGGGCATGCTTCCGAGTCTGCTCATGCAG GGCTATGGACCACAGTCAGTTGAAGAGAAACAAAGGCTATATATGCTGCTGAGGAACTTGAATTTTAACGGAGAATCTTTGCCTGCATCAGTCTCTGAGCCCTATACACCAACTGCTCAGAAATTTGGCAGTGGGACTTCCGCAGAGGGTCTGTATTCACCTGAACTTAGAGGTGAACTTGGAGCTGGTCTTCTGGATCTCCATGCTATGGATGACACTGGACTTCTTTCTGAG GATGTAGATTCAGAACCATTTGAGCCTTCACCCTTTATGCCAAAGGAaattgatgatgatgaggatgatatgATAACAGGAAACCAGCTAGGTCCAGCTGATAACTATAATGCAGTGACGAGTGAAAAGGAGATCAATACTAGAGAAAATAATGTAGCGAAGATCAAAGTTGTG GTAAGAAAGAGGCCCCTGAACAGAAAAGAGTTATCTCGAAAGGAAGATGATGCTGTAGCTGTGCATGATTCATCTTCTTTGACAGTTTATGAACCTAAGCTGAAG GTCGACTTGACAGCTTATGTGGAGCAGCATGAATTTTGTTTTGACGCTGTCCTGGATGAGGATGTTTCTAATGACGAG GTGTATCGCGAGACAGTGGAACCCATTATACCAATAATATTCCAGAGAACCAAAGCAACATGTTTTGCTTATGGACAAACAG GTAGTGGGAAGACATACACAATGCAACCTTTGCCTCTGAGGGCTGCTCAAGACATGATTCGTCTTTTGAATCAACCTGTCTACCGGAATCAAAATTTTAAGCTGTGGCTCAGCTACTTCGAGATATACGGTGGGAAACTCTATGATCTTCTATCAGACAGAAG ACACTTACTGATGAGGGAGGATGGCAAGAAACAAGTTTGCATAGTCGGTCTGCAGGAATTTGAGGTTTCTGATGTCCAGGTTGTCAGGGAATATATTGAGAGGGGAAATGCAGCAAGGAGCACAGGGTCTACAGGGGCCAATGAAGAGTCATCGAGGTCACATGCCATTCTGCAACTGGCTGTGAAGAAGCATATTATAGTAACTGAAACTAGGAGACAAAGGGACAGGGATGCCAATGAAGCTAAAAACACAAAGGCAGTGGGAAAAATATCTTTTATTGATCTTGCTGGAAGCGAACGTGGCGCTGATACAACAGATAATGATAGGCAGACAAG AATTGAAGGTGCAGAGATAAACAAGAGCCTCCTTGCTCTGAAGGAATGCATCCGGGCCCTTGACAATGATCAGATACACATTCCTTTCAGAGGAAGCAAGCTCACAGAGGTTCTCCGTGACTCATTTGTTGGCAACTCTAGGACGGTGATGATTTCTTGCATTTCTCCCAATGCAGGTTCATGTGAACACACGTTAAATACATTGAGATATGCCGATAG GGTTAAAAGTCTTTCAAAGGGTGGCAACACAAGAAAGGAGCAGTCTACTGCACCAACTATTCCTTCCATGAGGGAGTCTTCATCTGCTCCATCCTATCCTTTATCTGTTGAGGCTGAAGAAGTACCCAACCAGATCCAGGAGAAGAGACCTGTCGATATATCTAGGAGAGGCGCTGAAAATTTTACCTCCAACTCTTCGATGGAGCCTGACAGGAATAACTTTAGTATGATCCCAAGTTATTCTAATAGAGGAAAAGAGGAAAACGGTGCATCTGGTTTGAATGATAGGGAGAGGGTTGATTTTAGTTCTGGCCGAACTGTTTACAACAGTAAAGCACAGTTAATTCAGAATTCAGCAAATGCACAAGAGGATGAAAAGGTTACCAGAGTCTCACCTCCCAGGAGGAAGGTCATAAGGGAAGACAAATCTGAAAAGCAGAACTACATGAAAAAGGATAGTGGAATCGAGGCAAGTCGGCCTGGATATAAGGTTCAGCAGGTAAGGCAGTTGCAACAGCAGCAACGACCAACATCTGCTTCAGCTTCTCAGGTTTCGTCAAGGCAATCTGAAAAAGAAAGTTCATGCGATGATGTGGAGATAGATGCCATTCTTGAG GAAGAGGAGGCCCTCATTGCAGCTCACAGGAAGGAAATCGAGAATACAATGGAGATCGTGCGCGAA GAGATGAACCTTTTGGCAGAAGTTGACCAACCAGGCAGCCTTATTGACGACTATGTGACACAATTGAGCTTTCTTCTGTCACGCAAGGCTGCAGGCTTGGTCAGCCTCCAAGCGCGCCTTTCAAGGTTTCAACAGCGCCTCAAAGAGCAGGAGATCCTTAGCCGTAAGAAATCATCCAGATAG